The Starkeya sp. ORNL1 DNA window CCGGCACGCTCTCCGGCGGCGAGCAGCAGATGCTCGCCATTGCCCGCGGACTGATGTCGCGGCCTTCGCTGCTGGTCATGGACGAGCCGACCATGGGCCTCGCGCCGCAGATGATCGATCTCATCCTCGACACGGTGCAGGAGATCCGCAAGCGCGGCACCACCGTGCTGCTGGTGGAGCAGAACGCGGTCGAGGCGATCCGCCTCTCCGACCATGTCTATGTGATGCGGCTCGGCCGCATCGTCCATGAAGACTCCGGGTCGTCGATCGATCCGGAGCGCGTGAAGGCCTTCTATATGGGGAACGAGGCATGACGGACACTGCAAGCGCATCCACACCCCGGATGCGCCTCGGCACCTTCCTCGGCGTGCCGCAGGCGAGCGAGGCCAAGGCCGGTCAGATCGCGGTGATGGGGCTGCCGTTCGATTGCGGCACCCACGCCACCCGCATCGGCTCGCGCCAGGGGCCGGCGGCGTTCCGCGCCATGTCGAGCGAGGTGCGGCCCTATTATCCCCCGCTGGCCGATGTCGATCCCCGCGAGGGCAACCGCGTGGTCGATCTCGGCGATGTCGATGTGGTCGCCTCCGATCTCGGCCCCTCCCTCGCCGCGATGGAAGCTGCGGTGTTTGACGTGGTGCGCGCGGACGCCGTGCCGCTCTGCGTCGGCGGCGACGGCACGGTGACGCTGCCGGTGCTGCGCGCGCTCGCCAAGCGCTATCCGGAGCTGGTGCTGGTGCATATCGACGCCCACACCGACGCCTATCCGGGCGAGGACATCAATACCGGCACCACCTTCTCCCGCGCCGCGGCGGAAGGGCTGATCGACACGAAGCGTTCGTTCCATATCGGTGCGCGCGGCACCATGCTG harbors:
- a CDS encoding arginase family protein, whose translation is MTDTASASTPRMRLGTFLGVPQASEAKAGQIAVMGLPFDCGTHATRIGSRQGPAAFRAMSSEVRPYYPPLADVDPREGNRVVDLGDVDVVASDLGPSLAAMEAAVFDVVRADAVPLCVGGDGTVTLPVLRALAKRYPELVLVHIDAHTDAYPGEDINTGTTFSRAAAEGLIDTKRSFHIGARGTMLVPGAYDYTRSLGFRVITGEEVRKRGAADVAAEVREVAGNRPVHLSFDMDYFDPSAAPGVATPTWGGPPVAEAFDLLHGLKGLDLVGVDINTLSPPHDVAGMAAMLAGHVAVIAMHLVQLGQAEHRLNGGNRS